TACATACCTACTGCATGTACTTCATCCATATAAGTCATAGCGCGATATTTATCAGCAAGGTTACAAATTTTTTCTAAAGGTACTATGTCTCCGGTCATTGAATATAAAGATTCAAAAATAATAAGCTTTGGTTTTTCAATATCTACAGATTTTAATAATTGTTCTAAATGCTCAACATTATTATGTTTAAAAACATATTTTTCAGCGCCACTTCTTCTTATTCCTTCAATGATAGAAGCATGATTATCTTGATCGGAAAAGATAACTAAATCTGGAATAATTTTACTTAAAGTTGAAATAGTTGCGTCATTAGAGACATAGCCTGAGGTAAATACTAATGCTGATTGTTTATTATGAAGCGATGCTATTTCATATTCTAAATCGACAATAGGAGAATTAGTACCTGAAATATTTCTTGTTCCTCCTGCTCCAGTTCCCATAGCTTCAGTTGTATGCATCATTGCATTAATGACATCACTATGTTGACCCATACCTAAATAATCGTTACTACACCAAAGAGTAATTTCTTTATTATTTTTTTTATTAATTGCCAAAGGAAAGCGTCCATTAATTCTAGAAATGTTTAAAAAATTTCTGTATCTGCCTTCTTGTTTAACTTTTTCTATAGCCTCTTTAAAGTAATTATCGTAATTAATTGGTCTAATATTTTTCATACATAACACCTGATGAATTTTATATACTTTTTTCTGTTAAACAGTTAAAAAATATTATATTTGCAAATATAAACACTAAAACCCCATTAATCTGATGAAGAGAGCCAAAAGCTACAGGCACTTGATATAAAAGAGTTATAATTCCTAAAATCATTTGTGCTACTAGAAGCACTACAAAAATTGAATAAGTTTTACAAAGCGTTTTATTATTAAGCCTTAAAATTTTAAAATATAAAACTAGGCTAAATATGAATAATCCGTAAGAACTTATTCTATGTAAAAACTGCACAGATGCATGGTTTTCTAAAAAGTTAATCCACCAAGGATTTAAATGTAAAATTTCATCGGGTATAAATTTTCCGTTCATAAGCGGAAATGTATTATAAATTAACCCTGCATCAAGCCCTGCTACAAAGGCACCAGTTAAAATTTGTAAAAATACCCAAGTAACTAGAATTAAAGACAATTTACTATATTTGTTAAAAAAATCAAACTTTTTAGGTAAATATTTTATAATTAAATATATCCAGCAAAATATTCCAAGAATTATAATTGCTGTTCCAAGATGAAGAGCAAGTCTATATTGGCTTACATGAGGATTATCAATTAAACCACTTTTAACCATATACCAGCCAATGAAACCTTGAATGGCACCTAAAATTCCTATTCCGATAAAACAATTAATAACATTTCTAGGAAAAGCTTTTTTTATAGCAAAAAAGATAAGGGGGATGAAAAAAATGAAACCGGTTAATCTACCTAAAACTCTGTGAAAATATTCAAGAAAATAAATGAATTTAAATTCTTTTAAACTCATGCCTAAATTAATTTTATTATATTCAGGTGATGTTTTGTATTTATCAAATTCTTGAAGCCAATCATATTCTGACAGAGGAGGAATAATTCCAGTGACTGGTTTCCATTCAACTATTGATAAACCAGAATCAGTAAGCCTTGTTACACCACCAATAAATATCATGAGTATTATCATTACAATACATAAAATAAGCCAGGATAAAATTTGTGATTTGTACTTTATATTTATATTAAGTAAGCTATTATCCATATATATTTAGGATTTATAGGTTGTACCATGCAGAATAATGAGAACATTACATTAAACTTTGTAAAATTTAAAGAACAAAAACAATTTATTTTACCTTGGGTAAATATTTCTATTTTTGCTCTTGCTGTAGCAGGTGTGTTTTCAATTTTAATAGTGTTTTTAAGAACACCTTATTTGCAAAATTTTTTACCTAAAGATTTATTCTCTAATAGCTTAGCGGTACACGTAAATTTATCAGTTTTAGTATGGATGCTTGCAAGCCTTGCCATGTGGTGGAGTATATATTTAAATTCCTCAAAAATAATTAATTTAGGTTCAGCAATTTTATCAGGGTTGGGAGCATTGATAATATCATTATCACCCTTTTACAATTTTGATAAACCTGCTCTTATGAATAATTATGTGCCGATAATAGACAACCCATTTTTCTTTATGGGGTTATTAATTTTTTTAAGTGGAATATTAATTATAAGTACAAAAGTAGCAGTAAACTTCATTGTTAGTTTTAATTTTAAAGATATAAATTTTAATATAGCAGCTTCTAGTAGCGTAATTGTAGTATTAGCTTTATGCAGCTTAGTTGCTGCAAATAATCAATTAAAATTAATACCAGATTCTTCAAATATAAGTAAATTCGAAGCTTATGAAATGCTTTTTTGGGGGTTTGGACATATCCTTCAATTTGCTTTTACTCAAGGTTTCATAGGAGCTTTGATTTTAATCACCCTAAAAGATAAACAAATAGGAAAGGGTGAAGGCTTTTTAATAAACCTTCTCTTATGGATAAATTGTTTAGTAACCATTTTACCTTTGAAAATTCAGATTGCTCAAAATGACTTACTTAAAGATTATGTTGTAGTTTATACTAATCATATGAAATATTATGGCGGTATGGTTCCTACTATTTTCATGATCTATAGCTTATTTAAATTAATACAAAATAAGCCAAAACCTTTATTTAATCTTTATACCTTAAGTATTTTCGGTTCTATTCTATTATTTAGTGTAGGTGGTTATTTAGGTATGCAAATTGTTGGAACTAATGTCAAAATTCCTGCGCATTATCATGGTTCAATTGTTGCAATTACAATAATGTTTATGGGTTTTTATTACTTTTTATTCGAAAAGCTTTTTGATTTAAAATTTAATAAATCTGCCTATTATCAAATAGGTTTATATGCCTTTGGTCAATTAATGCATATTACGGGGCTCGCAATATCAGGGGGTTATGGTGCTTTAAGAAAAAATCCTAACCAAGTTATTGATTTTAAATTAAAAATCACCATGGGAATCATGGGACTTGGAGGACTTATTGCTATAATTGGGGGCTTGACATTTGTTATAAATATGTTAAAATATATCACAAATGTTAATAAATTGTATACTAAAAAATAAATATTTATGTTAAATACATAAAATTCAATAATTTGGGGTTTTGCAATGGCTGAAAATAAAGGACCAACAAAAGGATTCTTTGAAAGGATGAAAGATGCCGCAGGTGAATGGGCAGCAAAACAAGCTGAGAAGCTTATTTTGGCTAGTAATCCTAATTTAAAATATAATCAAAATTATCAGCCACAAGACACTGATGCAAAAATTTATGCACGTGACATTGTAAGAATGAATACACCTGGTTCTGGATTAGTTCATTCAAAATCACATAAACTTGAGGAGCTAGGTAAACATAAAAAACCAGTATTTGATGCCTTAGATTTAGCTATGCCTTCATTAAGTAAAGATTTAGAGCGTGATAGATCAAAATTATACGATGGGTTAGATTTAGATATGCCGTTCCTAAAAAATGATAAAGAGAAAAATCCTATATTAGAAGATGAGAAAACTGCAGAATTTGATCATTTCGCAGAGTTTTTAAAAAGCCTTGAGAAATTAGATGAACTTAGTAAAGATAATGATAAAACTTCTGAAGAATTAAAAGATTTATCAATATTAGAAGATATATCTTTTGATGATACTCCTAAAAAATCTTCAGAGAAAAATAAAAAACTGACTGATGATTCAGAGAAAAAGGCTTCTAAAGTTACTAATAAAGGTGGGAAAAAAGCTGCAAAAGCTTCTAAATTACCTATAGATAAGATTGAGAATGCCGCTGAAATTGAAAGCCCAAAGGCTGCTACCTCTAAAGAAAAAATGGAAGAGAATAAAAGAAGAAAGAAAAATACTGGGCAATCTGAAGCTTAAAATATTAAAATATCCTTCACTTAATCTTATAAAAGTGTTAATATATTAATAGGTTAACGCTTTTATATTATCTAAATGCTAGCAAGATTTATTAAAAGGGTTGTATATATAACGCTTATACTACCTTTATTAATTATTATATATCTAATATGCAGCAACATTTACGAAGTAAATGAGAACAAAAACACATTATTAAAAAGCAAAGTAATTTCACAAAACATTGATTATTTAAAATCCTTAATTATTAATCTTTCTCTCGAACGTACAGAAGGTTACATAAATTTAGTAACAGATGACGTATATAATATTAAACTATTTGAAAAAACTGATTTTAAATATGAAGATATACTCGCAAGTTTCTATTTATTAAAAACAGATGAAACGGTAGTAGATAATTATATTAAAAAAATTAAAGCTTTAAGTAAGAAAAAAGATCACTATATAAAAACGCGTGAAGTTGATATTCAAAAAATAAATCTCTGGTTACAGCAATATACAGATGTAATTCAAAATATTAGTAATCTACCATTATTCTCACAAAGTTTAGATATTACAGAGCTTAAAATTACTGAAAAGATATTGAATGATACTTGGCATCTAATTTTACTTATCGATTTAGAAAGAGCATTAGTAACAGGAGACTTATTTTTACAAAGTGGTAATTCTTCTACTTTAAAACGTGATCTTAAATCAACAGAAACTGAGATTAGTAAATATTGGAATAATATTCACAATTTATCTGTTCGTACAAATGATGAAAACTTTCCCTTAATGCTTGCGAATATTGAAAAAATGTATTTCTACAAATTTTTAAAACTTAAACAACATGCGCTTAGCAATCATACAGCCTTTGACCAAAATTTTGACTATGAAAAATTTTTAAATGTTTCACAAGAAGCTTTATTTAAATTTATTGAATTAAAAATATATTTAGAAAATTTCCTTCAATCTCGTATAACAGAAGCTTTAGAAAATTATAAAGTTGTCTTTCTTAAAAACCTTTCGTTTTTATTAGCTTCAATCGTTTTGTATCTTTTATTAAGTAAAATTGTATTTATGTTATTTTTATTTAAAATCAGATATTACATAAATATTAGAAAGCCTACGAAATCTTATAATTATCAAATTCAGTTAAAAGAACTCTTAAGTCAAATTTCAAATAGTTTAAAAGCCTATGAGAAAAATGATGAAGCCATTTCTAATCCTGTATTAGAAATTATGAATAAAATAGAGGTGTTATTCCATATACTAGTAAAAAATGAAAAAGGTAGTAAGGAATTTTATGGAACTTTAATAGAGCTAAAATCAATTGCTAGAAATATGCTAACTCTCGAGCATAATCAAAAAATTCTTTCCCATGATGTAATCCTAAAGAAAAGCGTACATAACTTGCTTAGTTTAATTAAGAAATTAGATGAAGCAAGCCTTGCCAATGATAATGGCGCACAAATTTTTAATGAAAAATTTATAAAATAGTATACATAATTAAAATTAAGTTTAAAATTTAATAAGATCTATTAAATTTATTTAAATTGATGAAATCTTTATAATTTTTATGGCTAATAAAAAAGATAAAATTGCAATTGCTTTAGAATATGACAAACTCAGTGATGTTGCACCAAAAGTAACGGCAAAAGGTAAAGGGGTATTAGCTGACAAAATTATTGAGCTAGCTCAGAAATATAATATTGAAGTCCACCAAGATAAAGAACTTGCAGAAATATTAGGAGTTTTAGAACTTGATTCAATAATACCTATGGAAGCCTACATGGCGGTAGCAGAAATTCTTTCTTATATATATGATAAAAAGAAAAAGGACGAATCAAATAATGAAGGATAAAATCACTGAAAATCTTGATAAGATAAAATCTATTTTGCAAAGACTTGATATAAATAATTTAGAAGAAGGTCAATTAAATAACATAACTCTTATACGTAATAAAATAATTGAAACGGTAGAAGAAATAAAACTTTTACCTGAAATAGAAAGAGAAATATATTTAGAAGAAATAAATAAAATTTCTTCACAAATACAAGACTATATTTTGCAACTCCAATTAATGCGTGATAAATATAAAGATACAATATTAGATACTCAAACCAATATGAAAGCTTTTAAGCTTTATGAGCAAACTCAAAATAATGGCAATGAACAGAAATGAACGTTAGTTACTACAAATTCATTTTAAGTTTTATTATAGTTATCTCTTTAATTTTAATACTATGGGTAATTATAAAAAAATCTTTTTTAAGTAAGTTTTTAATTACTGGAAATGAGAATTTAAAATATTCCTATCATTTTTTAGATAATAAAAATAAGATAGCAATAATAAATATGAATAATAAAAAATATGTAGTTCTTTTAGGAAGTAACAACATATTACTTGATATTATAAATGAGTAGTAAATGAAAAGATTTTTAGCGTTATTTGTGGTTATTTTAGTTACTGGCTGTATAACAAAAATTAAACATAAAGAAGATGTCATAATTGAAAAAACAGAATTTGAAAAACTGCGCGGTTGGCATCAAGATAATTTAAATGAATTTTGGCCAAGTTTTGTTAAATCGTGTAACAAATTATTAGTGCTTCCTGAAACAAAAAAATTACACATAGGTAACAAATATTACGCTGGTAGTTTAAGAGACTGGCATTTTGTTTGTAGGCACGTAGTTTCAGCTCAACCTCATGACTATAGAAAATTACTGGAAGATTATTTTGATGTTTACAAAGTAAAAAGCTCAAAAAAAGATACAGGTTTATTTACTGGTTATTACGAAGCTAATCTTAATGCTTCACCTAAGCCAACAAAAAAGTATAAATACCCGATATATGTAATGCCACCAGATAAAATTAAAAATATTCCTTACTATACAAGAGAAGAAATTGAAAAAGGTGCTTTAAAAAAGAAAAATTTAGAACTTTACTGGACAGATGATAAAGTAGAATTATTTTTCATGCATATTCAAGGTTCAGGAATATTACATTTACCTAATAAAAAAGCAGTACGTATAGGATATGCAGGGCAAAATGGTCATCCATATGTTGCGATTGGCCGGGCTTTAAAAGAAATGAAAGCAGTACCAGATAACGATTCATCGGCTGAAACAATTAAAAGGTGGTTAAGACATAACCCTGAAAAAGCTGATTACATTATGAATAAAAATCCATCTTACATATTTTTCAGAGAAGTTGATGCCGTAGATGGGCCTATAGGTTCACAAGGTGTTGAGCTTACATCACTTCGCTCAATCGCTATAGATAAAAAATTTATACCACTCGGTGTTCCTATGTGGATGGAAACAGTAATTCCAGCTACTGCCTATACTATGGAAAAACCTGTAGGTTCAATGGTAATGGCGCAAGATACGGGTGGGGCGATAAAAGGCGCAATTAGGGCAGATGTATTTTTTGGTCATGGTAAAAAAGCTGAATTACTCGCAAGTTCTATGAAATCAAAGGGTAGATATTTTGTATTAATTCCAAAAACAGTAAATATAAGAGATTAATGAAGAAAGTTACAATTTATACTGATGGTGCTTGTTCAAAAAATCCAGGTCCTGGAGCTTGGGCAGCTATATTAATTTATAATAATAGCGAAAAAATTGTTAGTGGTTTCGCGCCTGACACAACAAATAATCGTATGGAACTTATGGCAGCGATTGAAGCTTTAAAAGCTTTAAAAGAAAAATGCGAAGTAAATTTATATACTGATAGCCGTTATGTTAAACAAGGCATTACGGAATGGATTGAAAAATGGAAGCGTACCAATTTTAAAGATAAACAAAATGTTGATTTATGGCTTGAATTAGATGAGATATCTAAAAAGCATGAAATTTCTTGGCATTGGGTACAAGCTCATAGTATTCACGAATTAAATAATAGGGTTGATGCTATTGCAAGAGGTGTTGTGAAGCAATATTTAGCAGAAAAAGTATAAATGAATTTTAAACATTTTAACAAAAGAAAAATAAAGCAAAAAATTTAAAATCGCTTGAATATTAGGTTGCTTTTATTAAGTATATAATATTAGACTATTATTAATTACCATTCCAAATTTTTATCAATAAAACATGTATAAATACTTAGCTTACCTTTTAATAATCCTATTTTCTTATTCAGCGATTGCTGAATCACAAATAGATCTTGATGATGACGAGACTAAAACAATTTTTTATAAAAATATGCTAATTGATGGACACAGAATTCATCTCTTATCTTTTAATACTTCCGATAATGAAATAAGAATTGTTAAAGCTCATAATATAGTGAATGGACGTGAAAAATTAGATTCTATAGCTAAAAGAAATTATGCAGATGCAGCTATTAATGCCAGTTTCTTTGAAATGAATAATGAAAATGACGGCGCTCCTGCTGATATTTTGAAAATTGATGGCAAATGGGTAGGATATGAACCAGGTAAATATTCAATTATAGCGTGGAACGATGGTAATTTTATATTTGATATTCTAAACATTGAATTAAAACTTTGTTCACTTCAAAATGATTGTGTAAAAATCGATCATATAAATAAAAAAGATATGGTTGGAGTAACATTATTCAATGATTTTTATGGTAAATATGTTTTAGAATCTTTACCTAAATATCCGCATATTGTTACAGATATTCAAAAACAACCAGTATTGCCTAATGATGGAGAAATCCCAATAGGTGATGGTTTTGTTGCAATGATTCCAAAAACTAATAAAGATCTTATTAAAAAAATGTGGGGCGATTATAAAATTATAAAAACTGAGTTTAATTTAAAATATAATACTAATTTAAATATTGATAAATTTGATAATATCGTTTCTGGTGCGCCATTACTTATTGCTGAAGGGAAACCGGTTGCTTCAAAATATGTAGGAGATTTACCAAAAAACTTTGTTAATCATCATCATGCAAGAACAGCCATTTGTAAAATTGATAATACTTTTAACTTAATTGTAATTGATAATGATTATAGTAACAGCTTTTATAAAATGACAATTAATGATGTATATGAAACATTAAAATCCAAAGGTTATTCACGTGACTGGATTTATAAAGCTCAATATAGCGAAATTCAAAAAGTTATTACTAAAGATAATAAAATAACTTCAAAAGGTATGTCGTTAAAAGAATTAACGGATTATCTTTTAACACTCAAATGCGACTGGGCTATTAATCTAGATGGTGGTGGATCGTCTAGCATGTATTATGAAGGAAAAATTGTAAATAACCCAACAGGTGATAAAGACGAAGGTAATGGAATAAAAGCACTTAGAAGAATTTCTGATGCAATTATTATAAAGAAGAAATGGTACTAGAAATATGCATTTAGGTTTATATCAGCACTATAAAGGCAATTTTTACAGAGTTATGGCAGTAGGTAGGTTAGAAGAAACTTTAGAAGAAGTAGTAATTTACCATGCTATGCAAGGTAACTATGAGGTTTGGGTTAGACCAATAAAGGTTTTTAATGAAACAATTGAAATTGAGGGAAAGGAAATTCCACGATTTAAGTTTATTAAACCTTTATTTTCTGAAGCGGAAGTTTTAATTTCATAAAAGGAGTTTTTTATATGAGAAATAAAATAGAAAATAATAAAAGAAATACTTCTAAATCTACACGTTCGATGGATTTTGCGCTTTGTGCAATGGTTTTAGATTATCCTCCTTTTGAAATAAGAATGATACAAGAAGAAAGAGCGAAAACTAAAGTTAAAGCTCCAGAACATCTTAATTTCCATATTCTAGGTTAAGAACTCTAAATATAAATAAATTATAAATAGACAAGTTTTTATAAATAAATATTATACGTTTTTATAACTTAAAAGCGTATAATATTTATGATAGCGAAAGCAAAAACGGTTACCTTTAAAGGCTTGCAAGCGATTGGTGTAGATGTAGAAGTGCATATGTCTAGCGGCCTTCCTGCTCTTATAATTGTGGGGCTTCCTGATAAAGCGGTTGCAGAGTCAAGAGAGCGAGTAAGAGCTGCTCTTCAATCAATTGGCCTTGCATTACCTCCAAAAAGAATAACAATTAATTTAGCACCAGCAGATCTTTATAAAGAAGGTAGTCATTTCGATTTACCAATCGCAATTGCTATGCTTACTTGTATGGGAATTGTTCCTCCTGAATATCTTAAAGAATATGTAATAGCAGGTGAGTTATCGCTTGATGGAAATATAAACCCGGTAAATGGTGTATTACCCATGGCAATGTTTGCGGTTAGTCAGCATATGGGATTAATATGTCCTGAAGGAAATGGAAAGGAAGCGGCCTGGGCAGGAGATTTAAAAATACTTTCTCCTTCTAATTTAATATTACTTTTAAAACATATTAAAGGAGAAGAATTACTAAATCATCCTAAACTTAATGAAGATGTAACAGAAGAATTTACTAAGCAATATAATTTAGCAGATATTAAAGGTCAGAAATTAGCAAAACGCGCACTTGAAATTGTAGCAGCGGGCAGACATAACATGTTAATGATAGGGCCACCAGGCGCAGGCAAATCAATGCTTGCAAAGCGTTTGCCTAGTATCTTACCTAAAATGACAGCAGAAGAAATATTAGAAACAAGTACAATTGCAAGTATTTCAGGTTTAATTGCTGATGGAAAACTTCAAAGTGAGCGTCCATTTAGATCTCCACACCATTCTTGTTCAATGGCTGCTATGGTTGGTGGTGGAATTGGTAATAAGGTAAAGCCTGGGGAAGTTTCACTTGCACATAACGGAGTGTTATTTCTTGATGAATTGCCAGAATTTTCACGAGTAGTATTAGATGCACTAAGACAGCCCATTGAATCTAGGGAAGTTTTAGTATCACGTGCGCAAACACATGTAACCTTTCCTGCAAAATTTCAACTTATAGCTGCTATGAACCCATGTCATTGTGGATATTTAAATGATGTGGAAAGAGCTTGTAGTAAGGCACCGCGTTGTTCTGAAGATTATACTAATAAAATTTCAGGACCAATAATGGATAGAATAGACATATATGTAAGCTTACGTAATTTATCTTTAAAAGAAATAAATGAAGCAAGTGAAGAAAAGGAAGAAAATAGTAGCGAGGTATTAGCAAGGGTAAAAGCCGCATTTGAGATTCAAAAAGAAAGATATAAAAATTTATCTATTAATTTTAATTGCGATTTAGAAGGCGAATATTTAACAGAGTTTGTAAAACTTAATAAAGATGCAAAAGAGCTGTTAGAAAATGCGATGGAAAAATTAAAATTAACTATGCGCGGCTATACAAGAATTATGCGAGTTGCGAGAACAATAGCTGATTTATCCGCAGAAACAGAAATAAATAAGTTTCATATAGCAGAATCTATAAATTATCGTAATTTAAATTTGCAAGCAAAACTGCGGGACTTGGCGTAGTTGAAGAAAAGAAATAAAAAAAAATCGAAAAAAAATGAAAAAAATATGAAAAAGAGTGTTGACAGTAAGTAATCTTAAATGTATAAGTTGGGAACTCGAATACAAAAAAGCTGTTTAAAAAGTTTAGAAAAAACATAGGTAGTGACGCTTGTGAGATTTTCCTGAATTTATTCAGGAACGTTAATTTTTAGGATTATAACTTGAGAGTTTGATCCTGGCTCAGAGTGAACGCTAGCGGCAGGCCTTACACATGCAAGTCGAACGGACTTACTAGCTTGCTAGTAAGTTAGTGGCAAACGGGTGAGTAACACGTGGGAACCTACCCAATAGTCTGGAATAACAGTTGGAAACGACTGCTAATACCATATATTCTCTGCGGAGGAAAGATTTATCGCTATTGGATGGGCCCGCGTCAGATTAGGTAGTTGGTAGGGTAATGGCCTACCAAGCCAACGATCTGTAGCTGGTCTGAGAGGACGAACAGCCACACTGGAACTTAGACACGGTCCAGACTCCTACGGGAGGCAGCAGTGGGGAATATTGGACAATGGGCGCAAGCCTGATCCAGCCATGCCGCGTGAGTGAAGAAGGCCCTAGGGTTGTAAAGCTCTTTTAGTAGGGAAGATGATGACGGTACCTACAGAAAAAGCACCGGCTAACTTCGTGCCAGCAGCCGCGGTAATACGAAGGGTGCTAGCGTTACTCGGAATTACTGGGCGTAAAGAGCGCGTAGGCGGCTTATTAAGTTGGAAGTGAAATCCCAGAGCTTAACTCTGGAATTGCTTTCAAAACTGATAGGCTAGAGAATAGTAGAGGATGGTGGAATTCCTGGTGTAGAGGTGAAATTCGTAGATATCAGGAGGAACACCGGTGGCGAAGGCGGCCATCTGGGCTATATCTGACGCTGTGGCGCGA
The sequence above is a segment of the Sphingobacteriia bacterium genome. Coding sequences within it:
- a CDS encoding EscU/YscU/HrcU family type III secretion system export apparatus switch protein: MANKKDKIAIALEYDKLSDVAPKVTAKGKGVLADKIIELAQKYNIEVHQDKELAEILGVLELDSIIPMEAYMAVAEILSYIYDKKKKDESNNEG
- a CDS encoding MltA domain-containing protein: MKRFLALFVVILVTGCITKIKHKEDVIIEKTEFEKLRGWHQDNLNEFWPSFVKSCNKLLVLPETKKLHIGNKYYAGSLRDWHFVCRHVVSAQPHDYRKLLEDYFDVYKVKSSKKDTGLFTGYYEANLNASPKPTKKYKYPIYVMPPDKIKNIPYYTREEIEKGALKKKNLELYWTDDKVELFFMHIQGSGILHLPNKKAVRIGYAGQNGHPYVAIGRALKEMKAVPDNDSSAETIKRWLRHNPEKADYIMNKNPSYIFFREVDAVDGPIGSQGVELTSLRSIAIDKKFIPLGVPMWMETVIPATAYTMEKPVGSMVMAQDTGGAIKGAIRADVFFGHGKKAELLASSMKSKGRYFVLIPKTVNIRD
- a CDS encoding COX15/CtaA family protein, with the protein product MIFIGGVTRLTDSGLSIVEWKPVTGIIPPLSEYDWLQEFDKYKTSPEYNKINLGMSLKEFKFIYFLEYFHRVLGRLTGFIFFIPLIFFAIKKAFPRNVINCFIGIGILGAIQGFIGWYMVKSGLIDNPHVSQYRLALHLGTAIIILGIFCWIYLIIKYLPKKFDFFNKYSKLSLILVTWVFLQILTGAFVAGLDAGLIYNTFPLMNGKFIPDEILHLNPWWINFLENHASVQFLHRISSYGLFIFSLVLYFKILRLNNKTLCKTYSIFVVLLVAQMILGIITLLYQVPVAFGSLHQINGVLVFIFANIIFFNCLTEKSI
- a CDS encoding DUF1653 domain-containing protein translates to MHLGLYQHYKGNFYRVMAVGRLEETLEEVVIYHAMQGNYEVWVRPIKVFNETIEIEGKEIPRFKFIKPLFSEAEVLIS
- the rnhA gene encoding ribonuclease HI encodes the protein MKKVTIYTDGACSKNPGPGAWAAILIYNNSEKIVSGFAPDTTNNRMELMAAIEALKALKEKCEVNLYTDSRYVKQGITEWIEKWKRTNFKDKQNVDLWLELDEISKKHEISWHWVQAHSIHELNNRVDAIARGVVKQYLAEKV
- a CDS encoding YifB family Mg chelatase-like AAA ATPase, with product MIAKAKTVTFKGLQAIGVDVEVHMSSGLPALIIVGLPDKAVAESRERVRAALQSIGLALPPKRITINLAPADLYKEGSHFDLPIAIAMLTCMGIVPPEYLKEYVIAGELSLDGNINPVNGVLPMAMFAVSQHMGLICPEGNGKEAAWAGDLKILSPSNLILLLKHIKGEELLNHPKLNEDVTEEFTKQYNLADIKGQKLAKRALEIVAAGRHNMLMIGPPGAGKSMLAKRLPSILPKMTAEEILETSTIASISGLIADGKLQSERPFRSPHHSCSMAAMVGGGIGNKVKPGEVSLAHNGVLFLDELPEFSRVVLDALRQPIESREVLVSRAQTHVTFPAKFQLIAAMNPCHCGYLNDVERACSKAPRCSEDYTNKISGPIMDRIDIYVSLRNLSLKEINEASEEKEENSSEVLARVKAAFEIQKERYKNLSINFNCDLEGEYLTEFVKLNKDAKELLENAMEKLKLTMRGYTRIMRVARTIADLSAETEINKFHIAESINYRNLNLQAKLRDLA
- a CDS encoding phosphodiester glycosidase family protein: MSLKELTDYLLTLKCDWAINLDGGGSSSMYYEGKIVNNPTGDKDEGNGIKALRRISDAIIIKKKWY
- the hemA gene encoding 5-aminolevulinate synthase yields the protein MKNIRPINYDNYFKEAIEKVKQEGRYRNFLNISRINGRFPLAINKKNNKEITLWCSNDYLGMGQHSDVINAMMHTTEAMGTGAGGTRNISGTNSPIVDLEYEIASLHNKQSALVFTSGYVSNDATISTLSKIIPDLVIFSDQDNHASIIEGIRRSGAEKYVFKHNNVEHLEQLLKSVDIEKPKLIIFESLYSMTGDIVPLEKICNLADKYRAMTYMDEVHAVGMYGKHGGGIGEHLNLMNRVTIIQGTLGKAFGVMGGYIAANSNIIDAIRSYASGFIFTTALPPSLAAAALASIRYLKNSNKERELLHLTVNKVKSLLKKQNINIIENESHIIPIMIGNPVLCKEASTILLEEFNIFVQHINYPTVPKGTERLRITPTPFHTDQMIEQLMEGIIEVFTRLHIEKVA